The bacterium region ATTCTAAGAATATTTTCTTCCCTTCCGAGAAGTTTTACAACAGTCATACCTACAGGATTAGGCCTCCTCGGACCTCTGATTGCAAAAATCCCGCGAGGAGTATTGTCATTGTAAGGCCTGGAAATCAAGGTATAATTATCCACTCTGTGAAAATAGTAGATAAGTATCAGATGTGAAAATCCCTCAACATCCTTTAATCCTTCGGCAAACCTCGGGTACACTGTTACGTGGCCTTCTGTTTCAGGGCTTAATGCACCCTGGGCCGGCATGACAGCCGGCTTTTTAAATGGAGTGTGAATCACTCCGATAGGATCAAAAATAACTACCAAAATAACCCCCGATCACTTTGATAAATCAACCAGGTTGTATTGTTTTTTCCCAAGTCCTATCCTTTCGCCGTAATTTATCTGCTCCATCGGATCGATATCAGGAAATGTAAGATATCTAAGCGTTTTCCCTGTTTTTTCTAAAATCAAATCAAGGCTTGCCAGATCAACTGAAACAGGGTCATGCCCTGCAATAATGCCTATATCCGGAATTAAGGGTTCCTGCTTAAAATCCATGCAATCACAATCTTTTGTTATATTAATTAAAAAACTTACAAACAGTATCTTATCTTCTTTCCCTTTAACAACTCCAAGCGCATGTTCAGCCATGCGTCTCTGCAGTTCCTTATCTTCTACTGCCCAATCATGCCTGACTGCTCCGAATCTGCAAACCGCAAGACATTCACCGCATCCTATACATTCCTCTCTGTTTATCGTTGCCTTACCGTCAGACATAGTTATACAATCTACAGGGCACCATTCAACACAAACTCCGCAACCTGTACAGAATTTATGCTTTATCTTCGGCTTCATTGCAGAATGCTGTTTAAGTTTGCCCTTTCTACTTGCAAAACCCATGCCTATATTTTTTATTGCAGCTCCCATCCCAGCTGCCATATGTCCTGTAACATGAGTCATAACAACAATAGCATTTGCTTCCCGTGCAGATGCAGCAATTGAAACTTCCTCATAAATCCGGCTGTTAATTTTTACTTCTCTTTCAAGATTACCCACAAGCCCGTCTGCAATAATTACAGGCGCTCCTGTGGCTTCAATTGTAAATCCATGCTCGTGAGCAAGCATCAAGTGATCTACACTGTTATCACGCTGGCTTTTATAAAGAACACAGGTATCAGTTAAAAAAGGTTTTCCGCCGTACTGTTTTATTCTTTCAGATAATGGCCTCACATAAAACGGCGGAATGTGAGTGCTGTTCTTTTTTTCTCCGAAATGAATTTTAATAGCTGTAAGGTCGTTTTTCCCGATTATTTTAACAAGGCCTGCGCGTTCAATTAAATAGTCAAAAGCTTCCTTCTTTTCTGAAGCAGACATACCATCTGAAAATGGATAAAAATAAACATCTGCAATATTTTCAATGCTCATTCAGTAATCCCTGATTTCATATACACTCTTATCTTTGTAATGTAATGAATAATAATGTCAAATTCAAGCAGCAGGATATGCAAATTGAATGATAATTAACAACCTGATAAATCTACTCTATTCAGAATTATGAATCTTTATCTTTATACTTGTACTCAACATTTCTTATTTTTCCCGGTACGTAATATTTCCCATTGGATTCACGTACAACAGGCAGTCCTTTTTTCTTTCCCTTCTTAATCCACCTTACAAGATACCCGGACCTTAAAGCACCATTTTTATCAAAATAGTGTATAACCGGCTCTTGAAATGAAAACAGGCCTAACTGACTGTCCTTATTAATATTATCATCATTCACAGCTATTACTCTTCAATTTCAAGA contains the following coding sequences:
- the tsaA gene encoding tRNA (N6-threonylcarbamoyladenosine(37)-N6)-methyltransferase TrmO; its protein translation is MLVVIFDPIGVIHTPFKKPAVMPAQGALSPETEGHVTVYPRFAEGLKDVEGFSHLILIYYFHRVDNYTLISRPYNDNTPRGIFAIRGPRRPNPVGMTVVKLLGREENILRISGIDMVDGTPLLDIKPYFPDIDSHQADRLGWSEGKK
- a CDS encoding DUF362 domain-containing protein, which codes for MSIENIADVYFYPFSDGMSASEKKEAFDYLIERAGLVKIIGKNDLTAIKIHFGEKKNSTHIPPFYVRPLSERIKQYGGKPFLTDTCVLYKSQRDNSVDHLMLAHEHGFTIEATGAPVIIADGLVGNLEREVKINSRIYEEVSIAASAREANAIVVMTHVTGHMAAGMGAAIKNIGMGFASRKGKLKQHSAMKPKIKHKFCTGCGVCVEWCPVDCITMSDGKATINREECIGCGECLAVCRFGAVRHDWAVEDKELQRRMAEHALGVVKGKEDKILFVSFLINITKDCDCMDFKQEPLIPDIGIIAGHDPVSVDLASLDLILEKTGKTLRYLTFPDIDPMEQINYGERIGLGKKQYNLVDLSK